In the Topomyia yanbarensis strain Yona2022 chromosome 3, ASM3024719v1, whole genome shotgun sequence genome, one interval contains:
- the LOC131690100 gene encoding uncharacterized protein LOC131690100: MARVRFVVFIVPVTVLLLLVSRGPDPVAGDFIENLTNGVRMAGKLFGIDTISDVADLVAKGFSSQSFSTKPETGSPAQQQAANMMSLMWKMLGMDGSKLGALVMNAIIFVAHVIATNLGTFRKPEFNQISKEDPPKPNDSSILQSESPLNWMLNNPSKQFRSMLDPIRERNITDFLESDLADLEQTAPEDTDCIKLLLCKINPFLWKMQEVVRNRLATTDGNSEPTEKPENIAQIIHKSVPKLNEFEANGVRCEARFKQCVRVFGRK, translated from the exons ATGGCACGGGTACGATTTGTGGTGTTCATTGTTCCTGTAACggtactgctgctgctggtcaGCCGTGGACCGGATCCGGTGGCCGGAGATTTCATTGAGAACCTCACGAATGGAGTCCGGATGGCTGGAAAACTGTTCGGCATTGATACAATATCGGACGTGGCGGATTTGGTGGCGAAGGGATTCTCGAGTCAGAGTTTTTCCACGAAACCGGAAACCGGCAGTCCGGCGCAGCAACAGGCTGCCAATATGATGTCACTGATGTGGAAGATGCTCGGCATGGATGGTAGTAAGCTGGGGGCGCTTGTCATGAATGCGATTATATTTGTGGCACACGTG ATTGCAACAAATTTGGGAACATTCAGAAAACCGGAATTCAACCAAATTTCCAAAGAAGATCCACCGAAACCCAACGATTCCAGTATTTTACAATCCGAATCTCCGTTGAACTGGATGTTGAATAATCCGTCGAAACAGTTCCGTTCCATGTTGGATCCGATCCGCGAAAGAAACATCACCGACTTTCTCGAGTCGGATTTGGCAGATCTTGAGCAAACGGCACCCGAAGATACGGACTGCATCAAACTTTTGTTGTGCAAAATCAATCCCTTTTTATGGAAAATGCAAGAAGTAGTTCGAAACCGTTTAGCTACAACTGACGGAAATTCTGAGCCGACGGAGAAGCCGGAAAATATCGCACAGATCATTCACAAGAGTGTTCCCAAGCTGAACGAATTCGAAGCCAACGGGGTACGATGTGAGGCACGGTTTAAACAATGTGTGCGTGTTTTTGGTCGAAAATAG